In a single window of the Flavivirga spongiicola genome:
- a CDS encoding response regulator, with translation MKTILLICFLCTINPSFSQDDKHTIFQIDSLNSDALRFYDNNEIVNALSTINKSKRLSESINDIYGSALANFIQGQIYSSMEEYDAAENRFVTSLKNSLKIEDNYLIARSYLNLGKLCKRKKPIKLVHTYFDHALKYVSIGNVKDHNNHDKQQDVLFDIQISLCQIYLEDNLTEKALIYLLRAEENLNDYVADSNAYAYLKYTQGLYFIKKELFNNANKKFNEALALLEGNNQGKRQHHNLLLLNVYEKLALSFEKQDLDKQAYNALLKYNNYMRQYRDEAQSERKSIAKSEFLIEDYKKDAQIANTERIHQVEITNKVKNLNIIITIALVLFLVSLITVYRSYISKRKLTNILKDQNEQLEIARNEAVKSSELKSKFISNVTHELRTPLYGVVGVTSLLLENSDLSKSETKLINSLKYSGDYLLNLINDILQVSKIESHKIELKNTTVNLKTLLKNIVDSFDFRLKETNNKINVLIDEGLPQYIKCDNVRLSQILINLIGNSIKFTESGHINLRVIMIDNNTKDVSVRFEIEDNGCGIPKHKFDTVFDNFSQLDENNNINYQGTGLGLSITKNLVELFKSEIELESEVGVGSKFSFNITFEIDEVEKNKLESKNEVEDKLLNKRYKILVVEDNKINQVVTQNLLKKANYESFVVSNGLEALNAAKNNKFDLILMDINMPIMNGKEATNNIRKFDVNIPIIALTASDVDSVKRDCNGIGFNDIIYKPFDTYEFYQIIETNIQFSKLKLSKTIKPLLAV, from the coding sequence ATGAAAACAATCCTACTTATATGTTTTCTGTGCACTATAAATCCGTCTTTTTCTCAGGATGATAAGCACACGATATTTCAGATAGACAGTTTGAATTCCGATGCTTTACGATTCTATGATAATAATGAGATAGTAAATGCGCTATCTACTATTAATAAATCTAAAAGGCTGTCAGAGTCCATTAATGATATTTACGGCAGTGCACTAGCTAATTTTATTCAAGGCCAAATTTATAGTTCTATGGAAGAGTATGATGCTGCCGAGAATAGATTTGTTACTTCACTTAAAAATTCATTAAAAATTGAAGATAATTACTTAATAGCAAGATCATATTTAAATTTAGGAAAGTTATGTAAAAGAAAGAAACCCATTAAACTGGTGCATACTTACTTTGACCATGCTTTAAAGTATGTTTCAATTGGTAATGTTAAGGATCATAATAACCATGATAAACAACAAGATGTTCTGTTTGATATTCAAATTAGTTTGTGTCAAATATATTTAGAGGATAACTTAACGGAAAAAGCATTAATATATCTTTTAAGAGCAGAGGAAAATTTGAATGATTATGTGGCAGATTCAAATGCTTATGCATATTTAAAGTATACTCAGGGATTATATTTCATTAAAAAAGAGTTGTTTAATAATGCGAATAAAAAATTCAATGAGGCATTGGCATTGTTAGAAGGAAATAATCAAGGTAAAAGGCAACATCATAACTTACTTTTACTCAATGTCTATGAAAAATTAGCCTTGTCTTTTGAGAAACAAGATTTAGATAAGCAGGCATATAATGCACTATTGAAATATAATAACTATATGCGTCAATATAGAGACGAAGCGCAATCTGAACGAAAATCTATTGCAAAATCAGAATTTCTTATTGAAGATTATAAAAAAGATGCTCAAATAGCAAATACAGAACGAATACACCAAGTTGAAATTACTAATAAGGTAAAAAACTTAAATATTATCATTACGATAGCTTTGGTTCTATTTCTTGTATCGCTAATCACAGTTTATAGGAGTTATATTTCTAAAAGAAAGTTGACTAATATTTTAAAAGATCAGAATGAACAATTAGAAATTGCTCGAAATGAAGCTGTGAAATCATCAGAGTTGAAATCGAAATTTATATCAAATGTAACACACGAATTAAGGACACCTCTTTATGGTGTTGTTGGTGTGACCTCATTGCTTCTTGAAAATAGTGATTTAAGCAAAAGTGAGACTAAACTTATAAATTCACTAAAGTACTCTGGAGATTATTTGTTAAACCTTATTAATGATATTTTACAAGTAAGTAAAATTGAATCACATAAAATAGAATTAAAAAATACTACGGTTAATTTAAAAACATTATTAAAGAATATTGTTGATTCTTTTGACTTTAGATTAAAAGAAACCAATAACAAAATTAATGTATTAATAGATGAAGGACTTCCACAATATATAAAATGTGATAATGTAAGACTGTCCCAAATTTTAATTAATTTAATCGGAAATAGTATAAAATTTACCGAAAGTGGACATATTAACCTTCGAGTAATAATGATAGATAATAATACAAAAGATGTTAGTGTACGCTTTGAAATTGAAGATAATGGTTGTGGAATTCCGAAGCATAAATTTGACACAGTTTTTGATAATTTTTCTCAATTAGATGAAAATAATAATATTAACTACCAAGGTACAGGCTTAGGGCTTTCTATTACCAAAAATTTGGTTGAGTTATTTAAGAGCGAAATTGAACTAGAAAGTGAAGTAGGAGTTGGTAGTAAGTTTAGTTTCAACATCACTTTTGAAATAGATGAAGTAGAAAAAAATAAGCTAGAATCAAAAAATGAAGTTGAAGACAAATTGTTAAATAAAAGGTATAAGATTCTTGTTGTAGAAGATAATAAGATAAATCAGGTTGTTACACAAAACTTATTAAAAAAGGCTAATTACGAATCTTTCGTTGTTAGTAATGGTTTAGAGGCATTAAATGCAGCTAAAAATAATAAGTTTGATCTTATTCTAATGGATATTAATATGCCGATAATGAATGGTAAAGAGGCAACCAATAACATCAGGAAATTTGATGTTAATATTCCTATTATAGCCTTAACAGCGTCTGATGTTGATAGTGTAAAAAGAGATTGTAATGGTATTGGTTTTAATGATATTATTTACAAACCATTTGATACTTACGAGTTTTACCAAATCATTGAAACTAATATTCAATTTAGTAAATTAAAGTTGTCTAAAACTATAAAACCTCTACTAGCTGTATAA
- a CDS encoding carboxypeptidase-like regulatory domain-containing protein: MKQTLTSSIFIFLSLYLSGQSINRIEMKGVLLSATNDVEAVTIFNTSSNKGTITNEKGEFVIKVALRDVIEISALQFQTVSITVDADVIKTKQLKIQLVEQINQLDAVTLSSGLTGNILADVGDVKTVEPIRVDMGNINRAFEYNDVKAFDNEAIGNHLKAIINPEARNYLPDAVKILESIFKTNLSIKMNLSKRGVEEKPKDLLDVYSYKHIGRTFDMSPEHLSAFVAFVEEKGIDPEFYKRENEIQLIAFLIKQKELFLKLQNAKN; this comes from the coding sequence TTGAAACAAACGTTAACTTCTTCTATATTTATTTTCTTGTCACTTTACCTAAGTGGTCAATCAATAAATAGAATAGAAATGAAAGGCGTGCTTCTTTCGGCTACCAATGATGTTGAAGCAGTCACTATTTTTAATACGTCGTCAAATAAAGGTACCATCACCAATGAGAAGGGGGAATTTGTCATTAAAGTAGCATTACGTGATGTTATTGAAATTTCGGCATTACAATTTCAAACCGTTTCTATTACAGTTGATGCTGACGTTATCAAAACAAAACAATTAAAAATACAATTAGTTGAGCAAATTAATCAACTAGATGCTGTTACGCTTTCATCTGGACTTACAGGAAATATATTAGCAGATGTAGGCGATGTTAAAACTGTTGAACCAATACGTGTTGATATGGGTAATATAAACAGGGCTTTTGAATACAATGATGTTAAGGCGTTTGACAATGAGGCTATTGGGAATCATTTAAAGGCTATAATTAATCCGGAAGCACGTAATTATCTTCCCGACGCAGTAAAAATTCTTGAATCAATATTTAAAACAAATCTATCTATCAAAATGAATCTATCTAAAAGGGGCGTAGAAGAAAAGCCAAAAGACTTGTTAGATGTTTATAGTTATAAACATATAGGTAGAACTTTTGATATGTCACCTGAACATCTTTCAGCTTTTGTTGCATTTGTAGAAGAGAAAGGTATAGACCCAGAGTTTTATAAACGTGAAAATGAAATACAGCTTATTGCCTTTTTAATAAAACAAAAGGAGTTGTTCTTAAAACTTCAGAATGCTAAAAATTAA
- a CDS encoding DUF6702 family protein yields the protein MKFIKPFLFFIIIPLLAFTSLHKYYISVTQINFIEEKQSVQITTRIFIDDFESLLRERYDESITLAGKDEPKITDVYIERYLKEKLKIKINDKDANLIFIGKEYDIDIMKCYLEIEGVSSIESIEIKNKVLFDLYEDQQNIVKTKINSKQKSFILISQNDKAVLNFN from the coding sequence ATGAAATTTATTAAACCATTTTTGTTTTTTATAATTATACCGCTTTTAGCATTTACTAGCTTACATAAATATTATATAAGCGTTACTCAAATTAATTTTATTGAAGAGAAACAATCTGTACAAATAACAACAAGAATTTTTATTGACGATTTTGAAAGTTTGCTACGTGAACGCTATGATGAATCTATAACGTTAGCAGGCAAAGATGAACCAAAAATAACTGATGTATATATTGAAAGGTATTTAAAAGAAAAACTAAAAATAAAGATTAATGATAAAGATGCTAATCTTATTTTTATTGGTAAAGAATATGATATAGATATTATGAAATGCTATTTGGAAATTGAAGGCGTTAGTAGTATTGAATCCATAGAAATAAAAAACAAAGTTTTGTTTGATTTATATGAAGATCAGCAAAATATTGTAAAAACTAAAATTAACTCCAAACAAAAGAGCTTTATTTTAATCTCTCAAAATGATAAAGCTGTGTTAAATTTTAATTAA
- a CDS encoding carboxypeptidase-like regulatory domain-containing protein, with amino-acid sequence MKKIIFFFALLSTMHILSQNVKRVQVSGKIIVESNDISGITIFNISSNKGVITDENGEFKLRVAANDLIEVSALQYQNINFKVNEAITESKSMKLFLIEEVYKLEEIVVSTKGLSGNLNTDIKKTNIFKPKLDALYFGIKHSDDFDFKDDYKSKVKNIGMNSQRQTMINGLNIVNVVDQLLLPLFRSKVSNKKESGIPDVPVESIKYYFGSEFLVDNFNIPDHRVEEFIRFVESKDFNFSLLNYGKEMEFLELLNKKSVEFLSLN; translated from the coding sequence ATGAAAAAAATCATTTTCTTTTTTGCATTATTATCTACAATGCATATTTTGTCTCAAAACGTTAAACGCGTTCAGGTTAGCGGGAAGATAATTGTTGAAAGCAATGATATTTCTGGTATTACTATTTTTAATATATCATCAAACAAAGGAGTCATTACTGATGAAAATGGAGAGTTTAAATTGCGTGTAGCAGCAAACGATTTAATTGAGGTAAGTGCATTACAATATCAAAATATTAATTTTAAAGTCAACGAGGCTATTACTGAGTCAAAATCAATGAAACTTTTTTTAATTGAAGAAGTTTATAAATTAGAGGAGATTGTAGTATCGACAAAAGGGTTATCAGGAAACTTAAATACAGATATAAAGAAAACCAATATTTTTAAACCCAAATTAGATGCCTTGTATTTCGGAATTAAGCACAGTGATGATTTCGATTTTAAGGATGATTACAAATCTAAAGTAAAAAACATTGGAATGAATTCTCAGCGTCAAACAATGATTAACGGACTTAACATAGTTAATGTAGTAGATCAATTATTGTTACCTTTATTTAGATCGAAAGTTTCTAACAAAAAGGAATCCGGTATTCCAGATGTCCCGGTAGAATCGATAAAATACTATTTTGGATCTGAGTTTTTAGTTGATAATTTTAATATTCCAGACCACCGAGTTGAAGAGTTTATAAGATTTGTTGAAAGCAAAGATTTTAACTTTTCGCTGCTTAACTATGGAAAAGAAATGGAGTTTCTTGAATTATTAAATAAAAAAAGCGTAGAGTTTTTAAGTTTAAATTAG
- a CDS encoding M1 family metallopeptidase yields MKKFTYYLLSVVFISTSVFAQEQEKSEIKPGHQNNNKFKQLYDEFSTPNMYRAASGAPGVAYYQQQADYKMDLVLDDKNTKLSGFETITYTNNSPDVLKYLWVQLDQNKRAKDSKSPLIEGSGVAPVMRPEQFINEYTKEPFDGGFNIQEVKDTNGKPLPHMINRTMMRVELPKALKSGEKFSFSIKWWYNINNHLVVDGRSGYEYFEKDGNNAYVIAQFYPRMAVYSDVEGWQNSQFWGRDEFALPFGDFEVNITVPADHILDGTGRLTNRKEVFSKTMMQRYEQAKKSYDKPVIIVSQAEAEAAEKGFSNETKTWKLHAENVRDFGFATSRKFIWDMMAVKIGGKDVMAVSMYPKEGNPLWEEWSTKAVASTLKSYSRMTFDYPYHKAISVHAKSQGMEYPMICWNFGRPNEDGTYSDRVKYGMMGVIIHEVGHNFFPMIVNSDERQWTWMDEGLNTFVQYVAEQDFGEAYPEALSPKDKHFPSDRGPARMIVPYMGGNQDFIAPIMTKGLNTYQFGNNAYGKPATALNILRETVMGRDLFDYAFREYAQRWMFKHPTPEDFFRTMEDASAFDLDWYWRGWFYTTDWTDIGLKEVKKYYVSSEPNKFIRDMARERGAKLKDLPPLVYMVEEGSEDYKEEMKSNVVLEDTKSLKEYVMDNFTVEERKNIKAPKYFYNITFEKPGGLVMPIIVEYTYADGTKKRETYPAQIWRLNDKEVSKAIASEKEIVNIIIDPDLETADVDTSNNSWPKKVKQNEFDQFKNKIKG; encoded by the coding sequence ATGAAAAAGTTTACCTATTACCTGCTTTCAGTAGTATTTATTTCTACTAGTGTTTTTGCACAAGAGCAGGAAAAATCAGAGATTAAACCTGGTCATCAAAACAATAATAAATTTAAACAATTGTATGATGAGTTTTCTACACCTAATATGTATAGAGCTGCATCTGGTGCACCTGGAGTAGCATATTATCAGCAACAGGCAGATTATAAAATGGATCTGGTTTTAGATGATAAAAACACAAAATTATCTGGGTTTGAAACCATTACATATACGAATAATTCGCCAGATGTGTTAAAATATCTTTGGGTTCAATTAGACCAGAATAAAAGAGCTAAAGATTCTAAATCGCCATTAATAGAAGGAAGTGGTGTAGCACCAGTAATGAGACCTGAACAGTTTATTAATGAGTATACAAAAGAACCTTTTGACGGTGGGTTTAACATTCAAGAAGTTAAAGACACTAATGGTAAGCCACTGCCGCACATGATTAATAGGACGATGATGCGTGTTGAGTTACCTAAAGCTTTAAAATCTGGCGAGAAATTCTCATTTTCAATTAAATGGTGGTACAATATAAATAATCACCTTGTTGTAGATGGTCGTTCTGGATATGAGTATTTTGAAAAAGATGGAAATAATGCTTATGTAATTGCACAGTTTTATCCAAGAATGGCAGTTTACAGTGATGTTGAAGGGTGGCAGAATTCACAATTTTGGGGACGTGACGAGTTTGCCTTACCATTTGGAGATTTTGAAGTAAATATTACAGTGCCTGCAGATCATATTTTAGATGGTACAGGGAGACTTACAAATAGAAAAGAAGTTTTCTCTAAAACTATGATGCAACGTTACGAGCAAGCTAAAAAATCTTACGATAAACCTGTAATCATTGTTTCTCAAGCTGAAGCTGAAGCTGCAGAAAAAGGTTTTTCTAATGAGACTAAAACATGGAAATTGCATGCAGAGAATGTTCGTGATTTTGGTTTTGCAACGTCAAGAAAGTTTATTTGGGATATGATGGCGGTTAAAATTGGTGGTAAAGATGTTATGGCTGTATCGATGTACCCAAAAGAAGGTAATCCACTTTGGGAAGAATGGTCTACAAAAGCAGTAGCAAGTACCTTAAAATCGTATTCAAGAATGACTTTTGATTATCCATACCATAAAGCTATTTCGGTTCATGCTAAGAGTCAAGGTATGGAGTATCCTATGATTTGCTGGAATTTTGGTCGACCGAATGAAGATGGTACATATAGCGATCGTGTAAAGTATGGTATGATGGGAGTCATTATTCATGAAGTAGGGCATAATTTCTTCCCTATGATTGTTAACAGTGATGAACGTCAATGGACATGGATGGACGAAGGTTTAAATACATTTGTTCAGTATGTTGCTGAGCAAGATTTTGGTGAAGCTTATCCTGAAGCATTATCTCCAAAAGATAAACATTTTCCTTCTGATCGTGGACCAGCACGTATGATTGTACCTTATATGGGAGGGAACCAAGATTTTATTGCACCAATTATGACTAAAGGCCTTAATACGTATCAGTTTGGTAATAACGCATACGGTAAACCTGCTACAGCCTTAAACATTTTAAGAGAAACTGTTATGGGACGCGATTTATTTGATTATGCATTTAGAGAGTATGCGCAACGTTGGATGTTTAAACACCCAACACCAGAAGATTTCTTTAGAACTATGGAGGATGCTTCAGCATTCGATTTAGATTGGTATTGGAGAGGTTGGTTTTATACGACAGATTGGACTGATATAGGGCTAAAAGAAGTGAAAAAATACTATGTGTCTTCAGAACCTAATAAGTTTATTAGAGACATGGCAAGAGAAAGAGGAGCGAAGTTAAAAGATTTACCACCATTAGTTTATATGGTTGAAGAGGGTAGTGAAGACTATAAAGAAGAGATGAAATCTAATGTCGTTTTAGAAGATACTAAATCGCTTAAAGAATATGTCATGGATAACTTTACTGTTGAAGAACGCAAAAACATAAAAGCACCTAAGTATTTCTATAATATTACTTTTGAAAAACCAGGAGGTTTGGTTATGCCCATTATAGTTGAGTATACTTATGCCGATGGTACAAAAAAGCGAGAAACTTATCCAGCACAAATATGGAGACTTAATGATAAAGAAGTAAGTAAAGCCATTGCTTCAGAAAAAGAGATTGTTAATATTATTATTGATCCAGATTTAGAAACGGCCGATGTTGATACATCAAATAATTCTTGGCCAAAAAAGGTTAAGCAAAATGAATTTGACCAATTTAAAAATAAAATTAAAGGGTAA
- a CDS encoding Sec-independent protein translocase subunit TatA/TatB — MIQQATFLFISGAEIAFILFIVIMVFGADKLPEIARGLGKGMRTLKDATNDIKHEITKTAEKNDIDISITDDVKKELNKVKDDLDDFTGSVKRKF; from the coding sequence GTGATACAACAAGCTACATTTTTATTTATTAGTGGTGCAGAAATAGCATTTATACTATTTATTGTTATTATGGTTTTTGGCGCAGATAAGTTGCCAGAAATAGCTCGTGGATTAGGTAAAGGAATGCGCACTCTTAAAGATGCTACTAATGATATTAAGCATGAAATTACCAAAACAGCTGAAAAAAATGATATTGATATAAGTATTACCGATGATGTTAAGAAAGAACTTAACAAGGTTAAAGATGATTTAGACGATTTTACAGGTTCAGTAAAACGTAAATTCTAA
- the pepE gene encoding dipeptidase PepE — protein MKNIIIASTSTIHGSGYLDYILDELTVFFKDVKEILFLPYARPSGISHDEYTKTVHAAFSKINKNVKGIHTYENPIEAIKKAKAIFIGGGNTFVLTNQLHKNNLINTLQAVVKNGIPYLGTSAGSNICGLTIKTTNDMPIVYPPSFNALAFVPFNINPHYLDPNKSSKHMGETRETRIKEFHNFNNQPVIGLREGSWLHVKDDSIILKGNLTARIFEYNKIPYEISSGTELNHLK, from the coding sequence ATGAAAAATATAATTATTGCTAGTACGTCAACAATTCATGGAAGTGGTTATTTGGATTATATTTTAGATGAGCTAACTGTTTTTTTTAAAGATGTTAAAGAGATTTTGTTTCTTCCGTACGCCAGGCCAAGTGGTATATCTCATGATGAATACACCAAAACTGTTCATGCTGCTTTTTCTAAGATTAATAAAAATGTAAAAGGCATTCATACCTATGAAAACCCTATTGAAGCTATTAAAAAGGCTAAGGCCATTTTTATTGGCGGTGGCAATACATTTGTTTTAACAAACCAGCTTCATAAAAATAATTTAATAAATACTTTACAGGCAGTTGTGAAAAACGGCATACCATATTTAGGTACAAGTGCTGGCAGTAATATTTGTGGGCTAACAATAAAAACGACTAACGATATGCCCATCGTGTACCCACCAAGCTTTAATGCATTAGCTTTTGTTCCTTTTAACATTAATCCACATTATTTAGACCCAAATAAAAGCAGTAAACATATGGGTGAAACCAGAGAGACCAGAATAAAAGAATTTCACAATTTTAATAACCAACCTGTTATAGGTTTACGAGAAGGTAGTTGGTTACATGTAAAAGATGATTCTATTATTCTAAAAGGGAATTTAACTGCTCGTATTTTTGAATACAACAAAATACCTTATGAGATATCATCTGGAACAGAATTAAACCACTTAAAATAA
- a CDS encoding M1 family metallopeptidase, protein MKKIIYFLLAIVFMSTSVFSQNTEKQRVVGHTDQNKFRQMKDLLPTPNESRTASGAPGYQYTQQKVDYVMDIRLDESKNQIHGKEKITYHNSSKDHLEYLWVQLDQNMRARDSKTPDINSESFKATFNNAKTFTKSNLKKRFDGGFNIESVKNDNGSNLSFTINQTMMRINLEKPLAPGEVFKFQIDWWYNVNNHIVEGGRSGYEYFPKDGNSTYVIAQFFPRLCVYNNVEGWQNMQFWGRSEFALEFGDYDVKLTVPADHKLEATGVLQNEKEVLTKEQLKRFEIAKKSFKDPVFIVTQEEAEKAETQKSKKTKTWHFKANNVRDFAFATSRKFLWDAMAVDINGRTVMAISLYSKEGNPLWEEHSTRVVANTLEEYSKLTFDYPYNKAVSVHAQMGMEYPMICFNFGRPNPDGTYSERLKRGMIGVITHEVGHNFFPMIVNSDERQWTWMDEGLNSFVEILAELDYDPNFITGNLPKDIVHYMGGNQDFISPIMSQGDYVHQFGPNAYTKPAAALYLLRQTIMGPELFDHAFRTYSKRWMFKHPTPADFFRTMEDASAMDLDWFWRGWFYTTDYTDIGVKDVKSYYLTDKPTEKAKKLAERNNMNLDDYKDKLVYFAEVKEGTSSENSKKASDFEFLKNHLGSLSKEEKAELNQAPNYFYEVTFEKPGGLVMPIILELTYEDGSKERKKYPAQIWRYNENEVKKVFRSEKAITGFVIDPDLETADVDTSNNSWPREVKPNAFDQFKNKVKS, encoded by the coding sequence ATGAAAAAAATCATCTATTTTTTACTCGCCATTGTTTTTATGTCAACAAGCGTATTTTCACAGAATACAGAAAAACAGAGAGTAGTAGGGCATACAGATCAGAATAAGTTTAGACAAATGAAAGATCTTTTGCCTACACCTAATGAGTCTAGAACGGCATCTGGAGCTCCTGGATACCAATACACTCAGCAAAAGGTTGATTATGTTATGGATATTCGTTTAGATGAGTCTAAAAATCAAATTCACGGAAAAGAGAAAATAACGTATCATAATAGTTCTAAAGACCATTTGGAATATTTATGGGTTCAGTTAGACCAAAATATGCGGGCAAGAGATTCTAAAACTCCAGATATTAATTCTGAAAGTTTTAAAGCTACCTTTAATAATGCTAAAACATTTACTAAATCAAATTTAAAAAAGAGGTTTGATGGAGGGTTTAATATAGAATCAGTGAAAAATGATAATGGTTCAAATTTGTCGTTTACGATTAATCAAACCATGATGCGAATTAATTTGGAGAAGCCGTTAGCACCCGGAGAAGTATTTAAGTTTCAAATAGACTGGTGGTATAATGTAAATAACCATATTGTTGAAGGAGGTCGTTCAGGATATGAGTATTTCCCAAAGGACGGGAACAGCACATATGTAATAGCGCAGTTTTTTCCAAGACTTTGTGTTTATAATAATGTTGAAGGTTGGCAAAATATGCAATTTTGGGGACGTAGCGAATTTGCTTTGGAGTTTGGCGATTATGATGTGAAATTAACAGTACCAGCCGATCATAAATTAGAAGCAACAGGCGTATTGCAAAATGAAAAGGAAGTTTTAACAAAAGAACAGCTTAAACGTTTCGAAATAGCAAAAAAATCGTTTAAAGATCCGGTTTTTATTGTAACTCAAGAAGAAGCTGAAAAAGCTGAAACCCAAAAAAGCAAGAAAACTAAAACATGGCATTTTAAAGCAAATAACGTAAGAGATTTTGCTTTTGCAACGTCGAGAAAATTTTTGTGGGACGCTATGGCAGTAGATATAAACGGTAGGACTGTAATGGCAATTTCATTATATTCTAAAGAAGGAAACCCGCTTTGGGAAGAACATTCAACAAGAGTTGTAGCTAATACGTTAGAAGAATATTCTAAGCTTACTTTTGATTATCCATATAATAAAGCAGTTTCCGTACACGCACAAATGGGAATGGAATACCCTATGATTTGTTTTAATTTTGGAAGACCAAACCCAGATGGCACCTATTCGGAAAGACTTAAAAGGGGTATGATTGGGGTGATAACTCATGAAGTAGGCCATAACTTTTTCCCCATGATTGTTAATAGTGATGAGCGCCAATGGACCTGGATGGATGAGGGTTTAAATTCATTTGTTGAAATTTTAGCAGAATTAGATTATGATCCTAACTTTATAACAGGAAATTTACCAAAAGATATTGTACACTATATGGGCGGAAATCAAGATTTTATTTCACCAATTATGTCTCAAGGTGATTATGTACATCAATTTGGACCTAATGCGTATACAAAGCCGGCGGCAGCTTTATACTTATTAAGACAGACCATTATGGGACCAGAACTATTTGATCATGCGTTTAGAACATATTCAAAACGATGGATGTTTAAGCACCCTACGCCTGCAGACTTTTTTAGAACCATGGAAGATGCTTCAGCTATGGATTTGGATTGGTTTTGGAGAGGATGGTTTTATACTACAGATTATACTGATATAGGAGTTAAAGATGTTAAGTCATATTATTTAACAGATAAGCCAACTGAAAAAGCTAAAAAACTAGCCGAAAGGAATAATATGAATCTTGATGACTATAAAGACAAGCTAGTTTATTTTGCAGAAGTTAAAGAAGGTACTAGTTCTGAAAATTCTAAAAAAGCTTCTGATTTTGAATTTTTAAAGAATCATTTGGGAAGTTTATCAAAAGAAGAAAAAGCAGAACTAAATCAAGCACCAAATTATTTTTATGAGGTCACTTTCGAAAAACCAGGAGGATTAGTAATGCCAATAATTTTAGAGTTAACTTATGAGGATGGTTCTAAAGAAAGAAAAAAGTATCCAGCTCAAATATGGAGATATAATGAAAATGAAGTTAAGAAAGTTTTTAGATCAGAAAAAGCTATAACAGGTTTTGTTATTGATCCAGATCTAGAAACCGCAGATGTAGATACATCAAATAATTCATGGCCAAGGGAAGTAAAACCAAATGCTTTTGACCAATTTAAAAATAAAGTAAAAAGCTAA
- a CDS encoding O-methyltransferase, which produces MHFIPEELDDYVVKHSENEPELLQQLSRETYQKILQPRMLSGHYQGRVLSMISKLMNPKNILEIGTYTGYSALCLAEGLQDSGALHTIDINEELTDFQRKYFNKSNYGNQIFQHTGNALEIIPNLDTTFDLIFIDADKENYPNYFNIAIDKLNPGGIILSDNVLWSGKILVELEPDDTATKALLEYNILLKNDDRVETVVLPIRDGLTISRKVK; this is translated from the coding sequence ATGCATTTTATACCTGAAGAATTAGATGATTATGTTGTAAAACATTCTGAAAACGAACCAGAATTATTACAGCAACTTAGCAGAGAAACCTATCAAAAAATATTGCAGCCACGTATGCTTAGTGGGCACTATCAAGGACGTGTTTTAAGCATGATTTCTAAACTAATGAATCCAAAAAATATTTTGGAAATAGGGACTTATACTGGCTATTCAGCGTTATGCTTAGCAGAAGGCTTACAAGATTCTGGAGCATTGCACACTATTGATATAAATGAAGAATTAACAGACTTTCAACGAAAGTATTTTAATAAATCAAATTATGGAAATCAAATTTTTCAGCATACGGGAAATGCTTTAGAAATTATTCCAAACCTAGATACAACTTTCGATTTGATTTTTATTGATGCCGATAAAGAAAACTATCCCAATTATTTTAATATTGCTATTGATAAATTAAATCCCGGAGGCATTATTTTATCTGATAATGTCCTTTGGAGTGGTAAAATACTTGTAGAATTAGAACCCGATGATACCGCTACAAAAGCATTGTTAGAATATAACATACTTTTAAAAAACGATGATAGAGTTGAAACTGTTGTCTTACCTATTAGAGATGGGTTGACTATTAGCAGAAAGGTCAAATAA